A single genomic interval of Helianthus annuus cultivar XRQ/B chromosome 6, HanXRQr2.0-SUNRISE, whole genome shotgun sequence harbors:
- the LOC110865588 gene encoding uncharacterized protein LOC110865588 has translation MASATSLSILSSSSPFQPHKFRLNNLLKFNPTTTPSSSSIEQDVGSPDRFLQNNSIADYMRFKKGDSGELQTAVVSYKKRFPWSLLHPLFQVDLVSTIHIADKEYFATLQKELEAYDCVLYEMVTSRESLENRKKPSAVRKNTNSQTRGFNIIGFIQRQMARLLMLDFQLDCLDYDPENWYHADLDFETFKLLQMEKGESFFTFARDMTFRSTKALVQATSIPEELGPWRSKLLWASRVLPMPLVGLFFISSLCADVGTEPADYPELEALSRLDFGAAMKVFLAKRLTADFTQVTADVEEKSVIIGERNRAATEALKNAIDNGHNKIAILYGGGHMPDLGRRLKDEFDLVPSRVQWVTAWSIKNRNLTSKSLPFLKKLAEVSGWPLNRYQTLALLIFSSVLALDLWFWELFFGSTVNFITQAASGALHIVDYSNLS, from the exons ATGGCGTCTGCTACTTCTCTCTCGATactatcttcatcttctccaTTTCAACCCCACAAATTTAGACTCAACAACCTCCTCAAATTCAACCCAACAACAACACCATCTTCTTCATCTATCGAACAAGATGTCGGATCCCCAGATCGATTCCTACAAAACAATTCAATCGCAGATTACATGCGGTTTAAGAAAGGAGATTCCGGTGAGTTACAAACCGCCGTTGTTAGTTACAAGAAAAGGTTCCCCTGGTCTCTTCTCCACCCCCTTTTTCAG GTTGATTTGGTTTCTACTATTCACATTGCAGATAAAGA GTACTTTGCAACCTTACAGAAAGAGCTCGAGGCATATGATTGTGTGCTTTACGAAATGGTGACTAGCAGGGAAAGTTTAGAAAACCGAAAAAAACCATCTGCAGTAAGGAAAAACACAAACTCACAGACAAGGGGTTTTAATATCATAGGATTTATCCAACGCCAGATGGCTAGACTGCTTATGCTTGATTTTCAATTAGACTGTCTTGATTATGACCCTGAAAACTGGTACCATGCTGATCTCGACTTCGAAACGTTCAAGTTACTTCAG ATGGAAAAGGGTGAGAGTTTTTTTACGTTTGCAAGAGATATGACTTTTAGATCAACAAAAGCTTTGGTGCAAGCCACTTCAATCCCTGAAGAACTTGGCCCGTGGAGATCTAAACTGTTGTGGGCCTCGCGTGTGTTGCCGATGCCGCTCGTTGGTCTTTTTTTCATCAGCAGTCTTTGTGCTGATGTGGGTACTGAGCCAGCTGATTATCCTGAACTAGAGGCGTTGTCGAGGCTTGATTTTGGGGCTGCAATGAAGGTCTTTTTGGCAAAAAGATTAACAGCCGA TTTCACACAGGTAACAGCAGATGTAGAGGAGAAATCAGTGATCATAGGTGAGCGAAACAGGGCTGCAACAGAAGCACTCAAAAACGCAATCGACAACGGCCATAACAAGATTGCCATACTATACGGTGGCGGGCACATGCCGGACTTGGGAAGGAGGTTAAAAGACGAATTCGACCTTGTTCCTTCTCGGGTTCAATGGGTAACAGCTTGGTCAATCAAGAACCGAAATCTAACAAGCAAGTCTCTACCGTTCTTGAAGAAACTGGCAGAAGTCTCAGGCTGGCCGTTAAACCGGTATCAAACACTGGCATTGCTCATATTTTCATCTGTTCTTGCGTTGGATCTGTGGTTCTGGGAACTCTTTTTCGGGAGCACAGTTAACTTTATTACACAAGCTGCATCTGGTGCTCTTCATATTGTTGATTATTCTAATTTAAGCTGA